In Rhodospirillaceae bacterium, the sequence ACGGATTTGCCGGCCTGCGCCGCCGCCTCGAGACCGTGGGCAGAGCCGGCGGCGTGACCGTGATCGACGATTTCGGCCACAACCCGGACAAGATCGCCGCCACCCTGGACACGCTGCACGACTTTCCCGGCCGGCTGCTCATCCTGTTCCAGCCCCACGGCTTCGGCCCGCTGCGCAAAATGCGTGCAGGCTTCATCGACATGTTCGCCGGGAAACTCGGCGCGGAGGACGTGCTGCTCATGCCGGAACCGGTCTATTTCGGCGGTACCGTGACCCGGGACATTTCGAGCCGCGAGATCGTCGTGGCCGTCGCTGCGGCCGGGCGGCAGGCCGAAGCGCATCAGCGACGTTCGGATTGCGGGGACCGGCTGCTCGAACTGGCCGAACCGGGCGACCGGATCGTCGTCATGGGCGCGCGGGACGATACGTTGACGGAATTCGCCCGCGGGCTTCTGAAGCGGCTGGAACGGTGACCGCCGGGGACCGAACGATATTGATTGCCGGCGCCGGCCTGGGCGGGCTGACCGCGGCGCTCGCCCTGATCCGGCGCGGCTTTCGGGTGACCGTGCTCGAACAGGCGCCGGCGCTGGGCGAGGTCGGCGCCGGCGTCCAGATCGGCGCCAACGGCATGTGCGTGCTCGATCATCTCGGCCTGTGGCCGGCGCTGGAACCGCTGGCGTGGCAGCCGGAAGGCAAGCGCATCTACCACTACCGCACCGGCGAAAGCTGGCCGCTCTACGATCTCGGCGCGGAATCCGTGGAGCGCTACGGCTTCCCCTATTGCATGTTCCACCGGGCGGACCTGCACGCGGTGCTGGCCGGGGCCGTCGCCGAGGCCCAGCCCGATGCCGTACGCCTGGACGCGAAACTCGCCGACGTCGAGCAGGACGGCATCCGCGCTACGGCGGTGCTGGAGGGCGGCGAGCGGGTATCCGGCGCAGCGCTGGTCGGCGCGGACGGCATCCATTCGGTCGTCCGCCGGGCCCTGTTCGGCCCCGACGATCCGCAGTTCACCGGCATCGTCGCCTGGCGCGGCGTGGTTCCGACCGCCGATCTGCCGGCGCGGCTGCTTGAGCCGCAGAGCGCCATCTGGATCGGGCCGGGCGGCCATTGCGTGCATTACCAGCTGCGCAACGGCGCGCTGATGAATTTCGTCGGCGCCATCGAGCGCAGCGACTGGCGGATCGAAAGCTGGAACACGCCGGGCGCCGTCGCGGAATGCCTGCGCGATTTCGACGGTTGGAGCGATACGCTGCGCAGCCTGATCCGCGCGCTTCCGGCGCCCTACAAATGGGCCCTGCATGTCCGCGAGTCGATGGAGGCCTGGTCGAAGGGCAGGATCACCCTGCTCGGCGACGCCTGCCACGCCACCCTGCCCTTCCTCGCCCAGGGCGCCAACCATGCCATCGAGGACGGGCTGGTCCTGGCCCGCGCGCTGGACGCGT encodes:
- a CDS encoding FAD-dependent monooxygenase; protein product: MTAGDRTILIAGAGLGGLTAALALIRRGFRVTVLEQAPALGEVGAGVQIGANGMCVLDHLGLWPALEPLAWQPEGKRIYHYRTGESWPLYDLGAESVERYGFPYCMFHRADLHAVLAGAVAEAQPDAVRLDAKLADVEQDGIRATAVLEGGERVSGAALVGADGIHSVVRRALFGPDDPQFTGIVAWRGVVPTADLPARLLEPQSAIWIGPGGHCVHYQLRNGALMNFVGAIERSDWRIESWNTPGAVAECLRDFDGWSDTLRSLIRALPAPYKWALHVRESMEAWSKGRITLLGDACHATLPFLAQGANHAIEDGLVLARALDAFVDVETAFRRYEAARLERTTRMVRGSAANTARFHNQKLADPAETARIAREEFDPAAVAARHDWLFEYNAVTAAI